Part of the Pseudodesulfovibrio hydrargyri genome is shown below.
CCTTACTTTTCGGGTGAGTTGGCGAAGTGGCGGGCGGCTTCCGAGCGCGGGGGACTGAGCCGCTGTCGGATGCCGTGCACCCGAATCGCTCCAGGAAATCAAGAATGGATACCTCCCCGCTAAGTCGGGGGGCCTTTTTTGTTGCGCTCCCGCCCCGCGAAGCGGATAGAAAAAGTTTAGGAAAGGATGGGGATGGGGGTCCGGGGGAAGGGGAAGGAAAAGCCCTTTTCAAAGGGTTTTCCTTCCCCTTCCCCCGGCCGCCGGAGGCTACCTGCTTTCCGACACGCCGGCGGAGGCGAAGGTGGCCATCTGGTTATAAATGTTGGCGGCGGCGCGGACGAGGAACATGGCGCAGGCCGCGCCGGTGCCTTCGCCGAGGCGGAAGCCGAGGTGGAGGTAGGGAGTGAGCCCCATGGCCTGGACCACGGCGCTGTAACCGGGTTCGGCCGAGGCGTGACTGAGCAGGCAGTAGTCCTTGACCGCGGGGTGGATCTTCCAGGCGGCCAGGTAGGCGGCGGTGGAGATGAAACCGTCCACGCAGACGAGCTGGCGGTTTTTGGCCCCGCCCAGGATCAGCCCGGCCAGGGCGGCGATCTCCAGGCCGCCCAGCGCGGCGAGGATATCGACGGGATCGCCGGACTCGACAACCTGGTTGTTGGCCTCAAGGCCGCGCCGGATGACGGCGGTCTTGGCCGCCAGGCTGCCTTCGGGCAACCCCGCGCCCGGACCGGTCAGCCCGGCGGGATCGAGGCCGAGGTGCGCGGCGTACAGGGCCGTGGACGGCGTGGTGTTGGAGATGCCCATCTCGCCGGTGCCGAGCACCTTGACGCCGTCCTTGTGGGCGCGGTCGGCCAGGGACACGCCGAGCATGAGCGCCTCCAGGCATTGTTCGCGGGTCATGGCCGGACCCTCGGCCAGGTTGGCCGTGCCGGGCGCGACCTTGGCCTGGATCAGGGCCGGGTGCTCGTCGAACGTCCCGCCGCAGCAGCCCGCGTCCACCACGAAGAGCTCGGCCCCCACGGTCTTGGCCAGGACGTTGATGCCCGCGCCGTCGGCCAGGAAATTGAGGACCATCTGGCGGGTGACCTCCTGGGGATAGGGCGACACGCCCTCGGCGTTGACGCCGTGATCCCCGGCCACGGTGTATATCCGCATGGGGTCGGCCTGGGGCGGCTTCCCGCCCTGGATGAGGAAAAGCTGCAGGGCCAGCGCCTCGAGGCGGCCGAGGCTGCCCACGGGCTTGGTCAGGTTGTCGAGATGGGCCTGGCCCTCGGCCTCGGGCGTACGGTCCACAGGGGAAATTTCGTCGAGTATGCGCTTGAATGCTGTTTCCATTGTGCGTTCCTTACTGATGATTTTCGGTCCGGGAGGCATACACCGCGAGCCCGGGGAATGTAAACCCGGCAAGGTCGTTGCGGCAGCGGGCTTCCCGTGCTATACGCACGGAAACACTTGCCAATTTTCTTCGCAATCAGGATAGGGCCATGAACCGGGAACGCTGTCTCATCCACGCCAACTGCCAGGGCGAGCCGCTGCTCAAGCGGCTGAACCGCTGCCCCGCGTTCCGCGACCGGTACGAGTGCCGCCTGTACACCAACTACGTGCGCGAACCTGTCCCGGAGGCGGACCTGGCCCGTTGCGACCTGTTCCTGTACCAGCACCTGGGCCCCAACTGGGGCGAGCTGGCCTCGGCATCGCTCATGGGCAAACTGCCGGACCACGCCCGGACCCTGTGCATCCCGAACATGTTCTTCAAGGGGTACTGGCCCACCTGGTCGGGCCGGGCTGGGTTCGACTACCGCTGCGAGCTGCTCGACGGCTACATCGACGCCGGGTTGTCCACGGACGAGATCATCCTGCTCTACCTGCGCGCCGACCTGGCCGCCAAGCTCGACCTGGAGGCGCTCATGCGGGCCACCCTGCAACGCGAGCGCGAGCGGGAGGCGCACACCCCGGTCAAATACATGGCCCTCATCGAGGAGCGCCACGGCCTGGAACCGCTGTTCAACACGGTCAACCATCCGGGCGCGCCGCTCATGGACCACGCCGCGCGCGGCGTGCTGCGCGAACTCGGCCTGCCCGGGCCGGACGAGGCCGCCCTGTCCGCGCTGGGCGACCCGTTCCCGGACTTCGAGCAGCCCATCCACCCGTCCGTGGCCGCCTTCTTCGGCTGGGACTTCGCCGGGCCGGACCGCCGCTACGAGGTCTACGGCCGCAAGCTGTCCTTCGCCGCCTGGACCGCCAACTACGTCCACGCCCGCCAGCACGGCGTGACCGACTTCATCGGGTTCCTGCAAGGGGCCGAGGGGTAGCGCCCACTTTCTGACGACATCAAATCAGGCTAGGAAAGCCGCTTCGCGGCATTTTGGTGATTTCGCCTTGATTCGCCCCGTCCTGGGGCTCACCCCTTCGGGGCGCCGGGAAACCCGGCGTCCAAATCCGCTGTCCTGCGGATTTGTCGGCGGGCAGCGGCAGATCTTGGCGATTCTTCGAGCCTTAGATATGGCGACAGCAGCGATAGGGTTCGCACCCTTGCATCCCTTTTTTGCGCCTGCGGCGCAGGGATCGATTATTAAGTTTTATTAAGGGGTGTCCGATAGGGAGTGTACGCGACCATCACGGAGGAAGGTCATGTACATACGAATGGACACCACACAGGTCGAGGGCGGATCGGTCTTCGGGCCGCTGCCCGAGGAGGACGCGCGGGAGCGGGCCATGCACTGGCCCGGCGACGTCGTGGACATCTCCGAGGAGGCGGTCAAGGCCTTCCGCGAGGCGGCCATCGAGCCGATCAAGAACGGGACCTTCACCCTGGAGCGGCTGGAGGCGCGCATCAACACCGTCCGCGCCGAGATCGCCCAGATCTGGGGCTCGGCCCTGCCCGACCACGAAAAGCACATGCAGATATCGGCCCGCGAAAACGAGATATCCCTGCTCCAGGCGGGCCAGTTCACCTTTGCCAAGGCGGGGTTCGCGCTGTCGGTCTAGGGACTACGGCTTGCAAATCTTGCATGGTCGGAACCCGGCCTTCAGGGCCGCCTGCCGCGTGGCGAAGTACACCACGCAGTTCTTACAGTTGTAGTAGCGGCAGCCCGGCCGGTGAAAGATGTGCGAATTGCGGTTGCCGTGATATTCGGCCGCGGCCACGGTCAGCGGTTCGCCCCGGACCGCTGACCGTTCACCGGCCGCCGACCCTGCGGCCAGCAGGAGCAGAAAGAGCGCACAGACATACAGCTTTTTCATGCCTCCCTCCTACTCCCGGAAAGAGGAAAAATCCAGACCGCGCAAAAAGGCCGCCGGAACTGCTTCCGGCGGCCTTTTTGCGCTTCTTCCCTATGCTATTTCAGTCTCGGCGGGCCGAGCACGATCATCTCGGCGATGGTGTGGTCCACCTTGGGGAGCGCGCGCAGGTTCTTGCCCACGAACTGCATCTCGAGCAAGACCAAGTCCTTGTACATGGGAGTGCGGTCCACGGTGGGCACGTCCTCCATGCCCTCGGTCAATTCCTGGCAGCGGTAGCAGCCCGGGAAGCGGACCTCCTGGCCCGTGTGGCGGGTCAGCAGGTTGGGCACGCCATGCATGCGGCAGATCATCAGCCGGTGCTCGTACAGGCCGCAGACGCCCTGCTTCTCGTCGATGTTCAGCGGGCACATGACATGCGGGCGCTCGCCGCGCGACAGGGCTGCCTGGGCCTGGGCCACGTAGTCGCGCGCCCGGTCCTTGATCTCTTCGAGCCGGTCGGCCGGGAGCTTGTTCAAGCCCTCCCACATGTAGGCCCACTCCACATAGGTGTGGTGCTGAAAAAAGGACAGGCAACAATTGTCGGTGCAGCCCTCGCAGGTCATGCCGATGGGGCCGGCCGCCTCGTCGTAGCGGGCGACCATCTTGTCGTATATGGCGGCCAACTTGCGGAAGGCGGCCTTGGGGGTCAGTTTGTTCATGCGATGTCGAGGTGTTGAAGGATGATGTCCACGCACTCGTCGGGCGCGCACTGGTCCGTGCGGACCGTCAGGTCGGCGGCCTCGCGGTACAACGGCAACCGCTCGCTGTAAAGGTCGCGCATGGTCTTGCCCGGGCCGATGGCCAGCCCCCGGTTCTCGCCGTCGCCCACGCGCTCGATGAAGGTGGCCTCGTCGATGTCCAGCAGGACCACCGGGCCGAGTCGCTTGAGCCGCTTCACGGCCCTGGGGCCGTAGATGACCGAGCCGCCCGTGGAGATG
Proteins encoded:
- the thrB gene encoding homoserine kinase, whose product is MAFTPIKREAVSQPCVTLVGMAGAGKSTLGGLLAKRLGWGQLDTDRYMESYYGLSLQAIMDTYGLDDFLRIEEGLVSDLNLTRTVISTGGSVIYGPRAVKRLKRLGPVVLLDIDEATFIERVGDGENRGLAIGPGKTMRDLYSERLPLYREAADLTVRTDQCAPDECVDIILQHLDIA
- the cobT gene encoding nicotinate-nucleotide--dimethylbenzimidazole phosphoribosyltransferase; the encoded protein is METAFKRILDEISPVDRTPEAEGQAHLDNLTKPVGSLGRLEALALQLFLIQGGKPPQADPMRIYTVAGDHGVNAEGVSPYPQEVTRQMVLNFLADGAGINVLAKTVGAELFVVDAGCCGGTFDEHPALIQAKVAPGTANLAEGPAMTREQCLEALMLGVSLADRAHKDGVKVLGTGEMGISNTTPSTALYAAHLGLDPAGLTGPGAGLPEGSLAAKTAVIRRGLEANNQVVESGDPVDILAALGGLEIAALAGLILGGAKNRQLVCVDGFISTAAYLAAWKIHPAVKDYCLLSHASAEPGYSAVVQAMGLTPYLHLGFRLGEGTGAACAMFLVRAAANIYNQMATFASAGVSESR
- a CDS encoding sunset domain-containing protein, encoding MKKLYVCALFLLLLAAGSAAGERSAVRGEPLTVAAAEYHGNRNSHIFHRPGCRYYNCKNCVVYFATRQAALKAGFRPCKICKP
- a CDS encoding WcbI family polysaccharide biosynthesis putative acetyltransferase — its product is MNRERCLIHANCQGEPLLKRLNRCPAFRDRYECRLYTNYVREPVPEADLARCDLFLYQHLGPNWGELASASLMGKLPDHARTLCIPNMFFKGYWPTWSGRAGFDYRCELLDGYIDAGLSTDEIILLYLRADLAAKLDLEALMRATLQREREREAHTPVKYMALIEERHGLEPLFNTVNHPGAPLMDHAARGVLRELGLPGPDEAALSALGDPFPDFEQPIHPSVAAFFGWDFAGPDRRYEVYGRKLSFAAWTANYVHARQHGVTDFIGFLQGAEG